GACGATGCCCTCGGAGACGGCCTTCGAGAAGTCCTCGTAGCGGGCGAAGCTCTTGGCGGCGGTGGGCCGGCCGGTGGCCGTCGACAGCTTCGCGGCGAGCGCCTCGGCGTACTGGAAGCGCTGCTGGCCGTCGGTGAGGGTGGTGGGCAGGAAGACGCCCAGGGTGGCCTTCTTGGGGGCCGCGCCAGCGGCGGGCGCCCACGCGCACACGAGCGCGAGACCCAGGATGAGCGAGCGAAGGAGGTTCATGGCGTGGTGTCGGAAGCGGTGGCGCTGGAGGACTCGGGGTTGGAGACCGGAGCGGAGTCGGAGAGGCCGTAGAGCATCTGCAGGCGATCCTTCCACTCGCGGACGGTGGCGGCGCGCGGCACGCTGCCCGAGGCGAGGTAGCGGCGGTAGGCATCCACGGCCTCGCCCATGCTGTTGCGGCGCTCCTGGGCGTCGATGCCGAGGTTGAGCGTGGCCTGGGGGACGGTGCCCTCCAGCTTGCGCCAGGTGGCCACGGCATCCGCGGCCTTGCCACCGCGGTAGGCCACGCAAGCCAGGTTGTGCTGAAGGGCGGCACTGTCCGGCGAGAGGGCCAGCGCGGCCTTGAGGGCCTTCTCCGCGGCCTTCATGTTGCCGGACGCGTAGGCGCGCTCGGCCTCGCGGCGGTGGAGGACGCTGGTGAGGGCGCTCGTCCACTGGGCCTGCTCGGGGATGGGGCGCTTGATGGCCGCCGCGAGCGCCTTGCGCGACTGGGGCAGCATGTCGCGGCGGTAGAGGACGTAGGCGTCGGTGAGCTGCCGGGTGTTGGGACGGGCCCACGAGGGCGTCGGGGAGAGCACGCGCTTGAGGAGCGTGGCCGCTTCCGCGAAGCGCCCCTCCTCCGTGTGGGAGAGCGCCTTGGCGAAGCCCGACAGGCGCCCCAGGTCGGACGAGTTGCCGCCGACACCGGCGCGCTCCGCGGACTCCACGTCCTGGCGGGCGCCCGCGCCGTCACCGGCCTCCAGCCGGGCGAAGGCGCGGCGCAGGTAGGCGCGTGAGAGGTTGGCGCGCGTCACCTCGAGGGCGCGCTTGGAGGTGCCGGGGTCCGTCAGCCGCTTGAGGGCCGCGTCCACCTGGCCCAGCTCCATCTCCGCCAGGGCCGAGCCCGCGGACACGTCGGAGATGGAGGCCACGTCCGGCGCCATCTTCTCGGCCTGGGCGAAGGCCTCGAGCGCTTCCTTCGGAGCACCCGCGCCCAGCCGCGCGTAGCCGAGCACCAGGTACTCGCGCCAGGCGGCCTCGGGCAGTTGGATGCCCTGCTCCATCACCTTGCGGGCCTCGGCGTGGGAGCCCTGCTGGATGAGGGCCGCGCCCAGGCGGCGCGCCATGGCGGAGGTGCGCTCCATGTCGAAGGCGCGGCGCAGATCCCGCACCGCGTCGTCCAGACGCCCGTTGCCGGCGCGATCCCGGGCGCGGTGGGCCAGGGCCCGGGCCAGCCACTTCTTCGCGCCGGCGTGCTCCGGCTCCAGCTTGAGGGCCTGGGTGTAGTCGTCGATGGTCAGGTCCCACTGGCCGGTGGAGAAGTGGTCCGCGCCCAGCAGCACGTAGCCGAACGCCTGCTTGGGAGCCATCTCCACCACGCGGCGGTGCACCTCCACGGCGCGCGCGTAGCGGCCGGCGCGGCGATTGACGCTGCCGAGCGTGGCCCAGAGCTCCAGGCTGTCGGCGCCCGACTGCACGGCGCCCTCCAGGAAGGAGATGGCCTCCTCGTTGCGGCCCTGCTTCTGCAGCGCCATGCCCACGGAGATCTGCGCGCCCACGTCACCGGGGGCCAGCTCCAACGCCTTGCGGAACTCGGTCTCCGCCTCGGCGGGGCGGCCCTGGGCCAGGCGCACGTCACCCATCAGCATGTGCGCCGGGGGCGTGCTGCCCAGCTTCAACAGGGCCAGCGCCTGCACCTCGGCGCGTGGCAGCTCCCTGGCGTCCAGCAGCAGCCGGCCCAGGCGCTCCTTGGGCTCGGGCACCTGGGGGAAGCGCCGGGTGAGGCCCTCCAGCAGGGCCATGGCCTCCGCCATCTTCCCTTCCATCTCCAGCACCGCGCCCAGTCCCATCTGGATGGAGACGGACTCGGCGCGGCCCACCTGGGCCCGCTGGAAGGACAAGCGCGCCGCCGCCGCGTCCCCCTTCAACAGGTGGCCCCGGCCGAGCAGCTCGTGGATCTGGTAGTCGTTGCCGGCGATCCTGTCCGGGCGCTGGGCCAGGTAGGCCTGAAGCTCGGCCACCGTCGCCTCGCCGTCCATGGCGATGAGGGCGTAGTAGTTGCCCAGGTAGTAGTGGACGAGCAGGTGCTCGGGCTGGTTGGCCACGGTCACCTTCTGAAGCACCGGCACCGCCTCGTCGTAGCGGCGCAGCTTGAAGAGCGAGATGCCCAGCGGATAGGCCAGATCCAGCGAGTCGGGGTTGGCCGCGTACACGGGCGTCAGCCGCTCGGCGACGCGGGTGTACTCCTGGAGGGCGAGCCCCACCGCGCCGAGGCCGGCGGCGGCCTGGACGGAGCCGGGCTCGGCATCGAGCGCCTTCTCGAAGAGCTCGAGGGCCTTGCGGTACTTGGCTTCCGCGCGCTTCTTGTCGCCGGAGGTGGCGGCGGCGCTCGCGTCCACCTGGGCCGCCTCACCTTCCCGGGCGAGCCGCTGGGACTCGGTCATGGGAGGAGGACGGTACTGGGCGAGCGCGCCCGTGCCGGCGAGCGAATGGGCGAGGACGAGTGCCGCGGCGAGGCGGCGGACGGAGGGACGAGAGGAGCGTCTCATGCGACTCATGGGGAGGCGGGGCTGAACTCGGCGACGACCACGGTGATGTCGTCCTGGGCGGGCAGACCGGCGCTGAAGGCGCGCGCGTCGGCCAGGATGGCATCACGCAGACCCTCGGCGGACAGATGCGCGTTGGCCTGGAGGGCGGCGGCCAGGCGCTGGGTGCCATACTGCTTCTGACTGGCGTCACGCGACTCGGTGAGACCGTCCGTGTACCAGACGATGACGTCACCGGGGCGCAGCTGGGCCTGGCGCGAGGCGTACTGGGAGCTGGCGGAGGCGCCCAGCAGCGCGCCGCGGGCGGGCAGCGAGGCCACCTGGCGCGAGAGGCGGTTGTAGACGATGGGGCTGGGGTGGCCACCGCTCGCGTAGTCGACGACGCCCGTCTGCACGTCGATGACGGCCAGCGCGCTCGACATCTGGTGCTCGCCCCGGCCCACGTGGGACATGGTGACGTTGAGCGAGGAGATGAGGACCTGGGCGGAGAGCTCCTCCGGCGAGCGCATCGTCATGGCGGCGGTGAAGCCGCTGGTGGCGCTGGTGGCCACCAGGGCGGTGGCGAGACCGTGGCCGGTGACGTCGCCGATGCCCACCACCACGCGCCGCTCGTCCAGGGAGGCGCGCATCCACCAGTCGCCGCCGCAGGCATCCGCGGTGACGACGAGGCCGGCGATGCGCAGGGGGCCGGCCTGGAAGCCCTCGCGGCCGGGCAGCAGCGTCTCCTGCACGGTGCGCGCGAGCGACACGTCGCGCTCCAGCTGGGCCTTGGTGCGCACGTCCTCGAGCAGCACCTTGATGCGCTCGGCCATGTGGTTGAACACCACGCCGAGCGTCGTCACCTCGCGTCCGGCGCCGCGGGCCTGCTCGGCGCGCGCGCCCAGGTCTCCGGCGGCCAGCTGCATCACCTTGCCGGTGAG
This region of Archangium lipolyticum genomic DNA includes:
- a CDS encoding tetratricopeptide repeat protein; protein product: MRRSSRPSVRRLAAALVLAHSLAGTGALAQYRPPPMTESQRLAREGEAAQVDASAAATSGDKKRAEAKYRKALELFEKALDAEPGSVQAAAGLGAVGLALQEYTRVAERLTPVYAANPDSLDLAYPLGISLFKLRRYDEAVPVLQKVTVANQPEHLLVHYYLGNYYALIAMDGEATVAELQAYLAQRPDRIAGNDYQIHELLGRGHLLKGDAAAARLSFQRAQVGRAESVSIQMGLGAVLEMEGKMAEAMALLEGLTRRFPQVPEPKERLGRLLLDARELPRAEVQALALLKLGSTPPAHMLMGDVRLAQGRPAEAETEFRKALELAPGDVGAQISVGMALQKQGRNEEAISFLEGAVQSGADSLELWATLGSVNRRAGRYARAVEVHRRVVEMAPKQAFGYVLLGADHFSTGQWDLTIDDYTQALKLEPEHAGAKKWLARALAHRARDRAGNGRLDDAVRDLRRAFDMERTSAMARRLGAALIQQGSHAEARKVMEQGIQLPEAAWREYLVLGYARLGAGAPKEALEAFAQAEKMAPDVASISDVSAGSALAEMELGQVDAALKRLTDPGTSKRALEVTRANLSRAYLRRAFARLEAGDGAGARQDVESAERAGVGGNSSDLGRLSGFAKALSHTEEGRFAEAATLLKRVLSPTPSWARPNTRQLTDAYVLYRRDMLPQSRKALAAAIKRPIPEQAQWTSALTSVLHRREAERAYASGNMKAAEKALKAALALSPDSAALQHNLACVAYRGGKAADAVATWRKLEGTVPQATLNLGIDAQERRNSMGEAVDAYRRYLASGSVPRAATVREWKDRLQMLYGLSDSAPVSNPESSSATASDTTP
- a CDS encoding SpoIIE family protein phosphatase — its product is MTGTIVAPLEAGELPDVAAIRGPRLDQLLFITTGILVGVIVGLLASVAWVSTKAQFEESSARFRSQIEQQARELGQTVSHTLSLTSATSLRDNNYAFLSEVARSIITDNPNILRVQIYDADSQLAADSAPDAKLGTPTTRKPKRDWENGLFQGKPIIVYQEPIDYGSQSGQGLVVISYSMEVLQKQLSDLEETKRESLRRNATTMSGLGLGFVLLAGVLVAFQSRRITRPLGVLTGKVMQLAAGDLGARAEQARGAGREVTTLGVVFNHMAERIKVLLEDVRTKAQLERDVSLARTVQETLLPGREGFQAGPLRIAGLVVTADACGGDWWMRASLDERRVVVGIGDVTGHGLATALVATSATSGFTAAMTMRSPEELSAQVLISSLNVTMSHVGRGEHQMSSALAVIDVQTGVVDYASGGHPSPIVYNRLSRQVASLPARGALLGASASSQYASRQAQLRPGDVIVWYTDGLTESRDASQKQYGTQRLAAALQANAHLSAEGLRDAILADARAFSAGLPAQDDITVVVAEFSPASP